A stretch of the Vitis riparia cultivar Riparia Gloire de Montpellier isolate 1030 chromosome 13, EGFV_Vit.rip_1.0, whole genome shotgun sequence genome encodes the following:
- the LOC117928446 gene encoding LOB domain-containing protein 1-like, with protein sequence MEYTDPTTTGSTIPSSSSSIAPSLPTAVQRPCAACKILRRRCTDRCVLAPYFPPTEPFNFIIVHRVFGASNIIKSLQDLPESRRADAVSSMIYEANARMRDPVYGCAGAISQLHKQLCDLQTELAATQAELALVQCQQQQLNESVIFLDDSNSASAWEPHWN encoded by the exons ATGGAATACACCGACCCAACTACAACTGGGTCAACCattccctcttcttcttcaagcATTGCTCCTTCTCTTCCAACAGCTGTTCAACGTCCATGTGCTGCCTGCAAGATCCTTCGGCGTCGGTGCACCGACAGATGTGTGTTAGCTCCATATTTTCCACCCACTGAACCCTTCAATTTCATCATTGTTCATAGGGTTTTTGGAGCTAGCAACATCATCAAGTCCTTGCAG GACCTCCCGGAGTCAAGAAGAGCAGATGCAGTGAGCAGCATGATTTATGAAGCAAATGCTAGAATGCGTGATCCGGTCTATGGGTGTGCTGGTGCAATTAGTCAGCTCCATAAACAACTGTGTGATCTCCAAACAGAATTGGCTGCCACACAAGCCGAGCTCGCTCTCGTTCAATGCCAGCAACAGCAACTAAATGAGAGTGTAATCTTCCTCGATGACAGCAATTCAGCCTCAGCTTGGGAACCTCACTGGAATTAG
- the LOC117928447 gene encoding LOB domain-containing protein 1-like, which translates to MEYTDPTTTGSTIGPSSSSRLAASLPTAVKGPCAACKILRRRCTDKCMLAPYFPPTETLKFIIADKVFGAGNIVKSLQELPESMRADAVSSMVYEAKARIRDPVYGCAGAINQLQKELRDLQTELAATQADLAIIRCQQQQLNDSMSFPDQSNLGSPWESYWN; encoded by the exons ATGGAATACACGGACCCAACCACAACTGGTTCAACCATTGGTCCCTCCTCTTCTTCAAGGCTTGCTGCTTCTCTTCCAACAGCCGTTAAGGGTCCATGTGCTGCCTGCAAGATCCTTCGGCGTCGGTGCACCGACAAATGCATGTTAGCTCCATATTTTCCACCCACTGAAACCCTCAAATTCATCATTGCCGATAAAGTTTTTGGAGCAGGCAACATCGTCAAGTCCTTGCAG GAACTTCCGGAGTCGATGAGAGCAGATGCAGTGAGCAGCATGGTTTATGAAGCAAAAGCTAGAATTCGCGATCCGGTCTATGGGTGTGCTGGTGCAATTAATCAGCTCCAAAAAGAACTGCGAGATCTCCAAACAGAATTGGCTGCCACACAAGCCGATCTCGCTATCATTCGGTGCCAGCAACAGCAACTAAATGACAGTATGAGCTTCCCCGATCAAAGCAATTTAGGCTCACCCTGGGAATCTTACTGGAATTAG